A genome region from Aphelocoma coerulescens isolate FSJ_1873_10779 chromosome Z unlocalized genomic scaffold, UR_Acoe_1.0 ChrZ, whole genome shotgun sequence includes the following:
- the PPWD1 gene encoding peptidylprolyl isomerase domain and WD repeat-containing protein 1, with translation MASTEPERKRKQQEVVAGGGDPAAADEEDEEERWVGPLPGEAAQAKKRRVLEFEHVYLENLPSASMYERSYMHRDVITHVACTKTDFIITASHDGHVKFWKKIEEGIEFVKHFRSHLGVIESIAVSSEGALFCSVGDDKAMKVFDVVNFDMINMLKLGYHPGQCEWVYCPGDAISSVATSEKSTGKIFIYDGRGNNQPLHVFDKLHMSPLTQIRLNPVYKVVVSSDKSGMIEYWTGTPHEYKFPKNVNWEYKTDTDLYEFAKCKAYPSSISFSPDGKKMATLGSDRKVRIFRFLTGKLMRVFDESLSMFTELQQMRQQLPDMEFGRRMAVERELEKVDAVRLINIIFDETGHFVLYGTMLGIKVINVETNRCIRILGKQENIRMMQLALFQGVAKKHRAAITIEMKASENPVLQNVQADPTVICTAFKKNRFYMFTKREPEDTKSADSDRDVFNEKPSKEEVMAATQAEGPKRVSDSAIIHTSMGDIHIKLFPVECPKTVENFCVHSRNGYYNGHIIHRIIKGFMIQTGDPTGTGMGGESIWGGEFEDEFHSTLRHDRPYTLSMANAGPNTNGSQFFITVVPTPWLDNKHSVFGRVTKGMEVVQRISNVKVNPKTDKPYEDISIINITVK, from the exons ATGGCGTCCACCGAGCCCGAGCGCAAGCGAAAGCAGCAGGAGGTGGTGGCGGGCGGTGGGGACCCGGCGGCAGCggacgaggaggatgaggaggagcgCTGGGTTGGGCCGCTCCCGGGGGAGGCCGCGCAGGCGAAGAAGAGGAGAG TTCTTGAATTTGAACACGTTTATCTTGAAAATCTACCATCAGCTTCCATGTATGAACGCAGTTACATGCACAGAGATGTTATTACACACGTAGCATGTACTAA GACAGATTTTATCATAACAGCCAGTCACGATGGACATGTAAAATTCTGGAAGAAAATAGAAGAAGGGATTGAGTTTGTTAAACACTTCCGAAGTCACCTGG GTGTTATTGAGAGTATTGCTGTTAGTTCAGAGGGGGCATTATTCTGTTCAGTTGGAGATGACAAAGCAATGAAGGTATTTGATGTAGTCAACTTTGACATGATCAACATGCTGAAACTTGG CTACCACCCTGGCCAATGTGAATGGGTATATTGCCCTGGAGATGCCATATCTTCTGTTGCAACATCTgagaaaagcacaggaaaaatattCATATATGATGGACGAGGAAATAACCAGCCACTTCATGTTTTTGATAAACTCCATATGTCCCCGCTTACTCAGATACGCTTGAACCCTGTCTACAAAGTCGTTGTGTCTTCTGACAAGTCTGGAATGATTGAGTACTGGACTGGTACTCCTCATGAATATAAATTTCCCAAGAATGTGAACTGGGAGTACAAAACAGATACTGATCTATATGAATTTGCTAAATGCAAGGCTTACCCATCCAGTATAAGTTTTTCGCCTGATGGCAAGAAAATGGCCACTCTTGGGTCTGACAGAAAAGTTAGAATTTTTCGTTTTCTGACAGGAAAGCTCATGAGAGTCTTTGATGAATCTCTGAGT atgtttACTGAACTTCAACAGATGAGACAACAACTGCCTGATATGGAGTTTGGCCGACGTATGGCAGTTGAGCGTGAGCTGGAGAAAGTGGATGCAGTAAGActaattaatataatttttgaTGAAACTGGACACTTCGTTCTCTATGGAACAATGTTGGGCATTAAGGTCATAAATGTAGAAACTAACAG GTGTATTCGTATCTTGGGAAAACAAGAGAACATCAGAATGATGCAACTGGCTTTGTTCCAAGGAGTAGCAAAGAAACATCGTGCTGCGATCACTATAGAGATGAAGGCATCTGAAAATCCTGTTCTCCAGAATGTTCAGGCAGATCCAACAGTAATCtgcacagcttttaaaaaaaataggttttacaTG TTTACTAAACGTGAACCAGAAGACACGAAGAGTGCAGATTCTGACAGAGATGTATTTAATGAGAAACCTTCTAAAGAAGAGGTCATGGCAGCCACTCAGGCAGAAGGTCCCAAAAGAGTGTCAGACAGTGCCATCATCCACACAAGCATGGGAGATATTCATATCAAGCTTTTTCCTGTTGA GTGCCCCAAAACAGTGGAAAACTTCTGTGTGCACAGCAGGAATGGTTACTACAATGGACACATAATTCACCGTATCATCAAG GGTTTCATGATTCAGACTGGTGACCCAACTGGTACAGGAATGGGAGGTGAAAGTATTTGGGGAGGAGAATTCGAAGATGAGTTTCATTCAACTTTACGACATGACAGACCATACACACTCAGCATGGCTAATGCAGGGCCAAATACCAATGGATCCCAATTTTTTATAACAGTAGTGCCAACC CCATGGCTCGACAACAAGCACAGTGTGTTTGGACGGGTGACTAAAGGAATGGAAGTTGTTCAGAGAATCTCAAATGTCAAAGTCAATCCCAAGACCGACAAACCCTATGAGGATATCAGCATCATTAATATAACAGTGAAGTAA